In Cervus elaphus chromosome 5, mCerEla1.1, whole genome shotgun sequence, the following proteins share a genomic window:
- the LOC122693214 gene encoding olfactory receptor 1L6-like, with product MALANLTSRPAFLLLGLTDGTDVHPLLFLLFLGVYLVNALGNLSMVVLVRSDGALRSPMYYFLGHLSLVDIGFTTVTVPRLLAGLLHPGQAVSFQGCFAQMYFFVALGITESYLLAAMSYDRAAAVCRPLHYVAVMTPARCSALVAASWAVAHLHSLLHTLLISELSYPHAARVRHFFCDMTVMLSVATSDTSAAQTAIFSEGLAVVLTPLLLVALSYARILIAVLGVRSAGGRRRVFSTCGAHLVAVSLFFGSILSVYFRPSSAYSARYDRLASVVYAVVTPTLNPFIYSLRNKEVKGALKRGLRWRTAPPRCVRAGVDSLPSQE from the coding sequence ATGGCCCTGGCCAACCTCACCTCCCGCCCAGCGTTCCTCCTCCTCGGCCTGACGGACGGCACAGACGTCCACCCGCTGTTGTTCCTCCTCTTCCTTGGCGTCTACCTGGTCAATGCCCTGGGCAACCTGAGCATGGTGGTGCTGGTGAGGTCAGACGGGGCCCTCCGCTCCCCCATGTATTACTTCTTGGGTCACCTGAGCCTCGTGGACATCGGCTTCACCACCGTCACGGTCCCCAGGCTGCTGGCCGGCCTGCTCCACCCGGGCCAGGCTGTGTCCTTCCAGGGCTGCTTTGCCCAGATGTACTTCTTCGTGGCTCTGGGCATCACCGAGAGCTACCTGCTGGCCGCCATGTCCTACGACCGCGCGGCTGCCGTGTGCCGGCCCCTGCACTACGTGGCGGTCATGACGCCCGCGCGCTGCTCGGCGCTGGTGGCGGCGTCCTGGGCCGTGGCGCACCTGCACTCGCTGCTGCACACGCTGCTCATCTCCGAGCTCTCCTACCCGCACGCCGCCCGCGTGCGTCACTTCTTCTGCGACATGACGGTGATGCTGAGCGTGGCCACCTCGGACACGTCGGCGGCGCAGACGGCCATCTTCTCCGAGGGCCTGGCCGTGGTGCTGACGCCGCTGCTCCTGGTGGCCCTGTCCTACGCGCGCATCCTCATCGCGGTGCTGGGGGTGCGGTCGGCGGGGGGCCGGCGCCGCGTCTTCTCCACCTGCGGGGCCCACCTGGTGGCGGTGTCGCTTTTCTTCGGCTCCATCCTCTCCGTCTACTTCCGGCCCTCGTCTGCCTACTCGGCCCGCTACGACCGCCTGGCCAGTGTGGTCTATGCGGTGGTTACCCCGACCCTGAACCCTTTCATCTACAGCCTGCGTAACAAAGAAGTCAAGGGCGCCCTAAAAAGGGGGCTCCGATGGAGGACTGCACCCCCAAGATGTGTGAGAGCAGGTGTGGACTCACTGCCATCTCAAGAATAA